One genomic segment of Sminthopsis crassicaudata isolate SCR6 chromosome 2, ASM4859323v1, whole genome shotgun sequence includes these proteins:
- the LOC141553402 gene encoding olfactory receptor 11G2-like — MKISNTNHSSNSTSAFILLGFPCSREIQILLFIFFLIIYILTLLGNGSIIYVVYRNKQLQTPMYILLANFSFLEIWYVTSTVPNMLANFLSNTKIISFSGCFLQFYFFFSLGGTECFFLAIMAFDRYLAICWPLHYPTIMTGRLCINLVVSCWVSGFLWFLVPIILISQLSFCGSKVIDHFLCDPGPLLALTCTRAPLIEFTCSIVNSLPLFIPFLFIMITYAMVLRAVLRVPSATGRRKAFSTCGSHLAVVSLFYGSVMVMYVKPTSGHEAGTQKIVTLFYSVVTPFLNPLIYSLRNKDMKDALRKTLK, encoded by the exons ATGAAAATTTCCAACACTAACCACAGTTCCAATAGTACTTCTGCTTTCATCCTCCTTGGATTCCCCTGCAGCAGAGAGATTCAGATCCTACTCTTCATATTCTTCTTGATCATCTACATCCTGACACTTCTAGGAAATGGTTCTATCATCTATGTTGTATATAGGAACAAGCAACTTCAAACCCCCATGTACATCCTCTTGGCCAACTTCTCCTTTCTGGAGATCTGGTATGTCACTTCTACTGTACCTAATATGTTGGCCAACTTTCTCTCTAATACCaagattatttccttctctggatgcttCCTCCAATTCTACTTCTTCTTCTCCTTAGGGGGCACAGAATGTTTTTTTCTAGCCATCATGGCATTTGATCGGTATTTGGCCATTTGCTGGCCTCTGCATTATCCCACCATCATGACAGGACGTCTCTGCATCAATTTGGTGGTCAGCTGCTGGGTTTCTGGATTTCTCTGGTTCCTAGTTCCTATAATTCTCATCTCCCAATTGTCCTTTTGTGGCTCCAAAGTCATAGACCACTTTCTTTGTGACCCAGGCCCACTGCTAGCTCTCACTTGTACCAGAGCCCCTTTAATAGAATTCACCTGttccattgtgaattctttgccattgtttattccttttctcttcatcATGATAACTTATGCCATGGTTCTGAGAGCTGTGTTAAGAGTTCCTTCAGCAACAGGTCGGCGTAAAGCCTTCTCCACCTGTGGATCCCATTTGGCTGTGGTATCACTATTCTATGGCTCTGTGATGGTGATGTATGTGAAACCAACATCAGGCCATGAAGCTGGAACCCAGAAGATTGTGACCCTCTTTTATTCTGTGGTGACCCCATTCTTAAACCCTTTGATTTATAGCCTTCGAAACAAGGATATGAAGGATGCCCTGAGGAAAACCTTGA agtga